accCCAAAACTGTTACaaacgatatacatgtactagtactgaaGGACCACAGTTCTTACTTACCCGCTGTCTCATCTGAAGTCGGATTCTGTCCAGGGCGCTCAGGGGTCGTGCCGGGGGTTCAAAGTCGTCCGTCTTGGAGCCGACCTCGCGAGAGCTTGTCGCACATTTCCTCGAGCAGTGACCGACGTCTACTACCATTTCCTTTCCCGAAATATCTGGGGtaagcagaagaaaaaatacacgATTAAGACCCTGAAGTTCAAACCTTAACTAATAGACAAACGATGTAGTCACACAGCTCTTTTTGTACAGGGTATacaggaagaagaaaagaagtttGTCCATGTGGGTCTCTCAGCGTGAAGCCGATTCAACTGTCCACAATGGAAAGCAAATAATGGCACATAAGACTAGACTTCTGTACTCACCATAGCCAACAGAAACAAGTTTCCTGTGCCGAACGCAGCACTCCTGGTTTCCCACAGGATTTGAGCTCTGTAATCTCGAAGGCAAGTTCCCAAACACTTTGAATTTTGCCTTGAATCCTGTAGCATGgatgaagaaacaaaacagcgTCATAACAAGACACAATAAAATGTTTTGTCCTCCTGCAAAACTGAGAAAACGATTATCAACGAGCAAGCGATTCGCTTTAACTCTGCCTCCGCTTTATCAATGCCCTAAATAAAACGCAAATACGTCGACATTGGATTTCATGTTAATTTCTCTAACGAAAAGCATCGGTGTGGACAGCACTGGCTTTATATACCCTCATCAAAACCGAATGGGGAAAAAGAAGTGAGCTAGTTACCTTGTGCCGCCGATCCGGGCCTGGCTATCAGCACTAGTGCCAAGCAGCAGAGAAATCCTACGCGCAGAACGTCCCTTGCCATGCTGGTTAGAAGATATTCCGAGGAAGAACCACGGCCAACGCGTCAGTGCCTGGCTAGCCTGTACGACCTATGAGGCGATATCTGGCGAACCCCGCTAGCCGGGAAGGTACGTTATCAGTTAATTATAGGTCCTTTATGGATTCTTGACTGCAGACACGAAGTCTAGACCCTTGTGTGGCTGACAGGCACCCTGGATGTAGCCGACTCGCTCATCAGAACGCCAAACTGACCTCAGCACATCCACGCACACGCACTCCCCGGACTGAAACGTTGAATACGGaataaaatgcagaaaaatgcAACGGCGTCCTTACAAAGGGACGGGAGGCGTCAAAAGTTTTTGCAACACTTGCCCGTGAAATAGCGACTGTTTACATAGCAGAGCCGATTAGCACACGAGACGGAGATTAGCATGGGGTCACAAATTGCCAAGCGCTCCCGTCGGTAGCGGGTGGGAACGGCATACAGGGCAGTGGTCCGGCGAGCTGGGCGAACTTGTCGGCGATGCGTAGCGCATAAACACCAGCACTTTCCTCATTTTGGAAAGACACGAAAATAACTTAAATGCAAAACAGACAGCGTTGAAGACTATGTTGGTAGGAGCGTTGAACTCTGTACAGGAACTGGGCACAAATTAGCCTGGTTTCTTTTGCTAATCCAGTCCCATTGTTCTCCGGCACCCGGCGTGGCGTGCTTATTTGTTTTAGTAATAAACTGGGCGGCACTCAGGCGCCGTCCTCATCATAAAGGCATCATTCACCTGGCCACAAAACTTTCCACACCTCCAAGATATACATCTTGAGAGCCTTTCAACTGTCAGGGATGGACAAGTCAGCGACAACTGTTGTCATGAGTATGCAAAACAGGCAGGTTTGAAGAACGTAACCTTACATACGGTACATAATGTAGGAGGAATTCTTTTCACAATGGAAGTCAGGTCTGAAGGTAAGAAACCTCAGTGCAAACATACAGTATTACTGGTAGTAGAACGATTGAGGAATGTGTGTCAGtagtgtgtgcgtgcgtgtgcgtgatCATCAATTGTATGTAGATGAAAATTGAATAGTTTTGTCTGTACATTGGCCCCTGCATTGAAGTAGACGGATAATGTATGCTTATTAATGCTGTCCGCTGCTAATCTAAAGAGATCAGTGTTAATCTCATCAGCTAAACAATCACATAGTTTTTGAAGGCGCCTCAGGGGCAGAGCCTGTGGGGATGTTGTTGTACCCGATCTGCAAGAATTCAGAATTTGAAGATCCACGTATGCACAGCACGTGTTGACAACGTTTTCCCACGAATGTCTATCAACGATATCTTGAGATTTTGGTCAAAATTGCAGGACTGCTATCGTGGGAGTGCCACTCTTTCTATGTTATCAAAGCGTGGTTTACATAAGAACATTTGGTTGGTTAAGTTTAAGCGCAATAAAAATAGTAGTACAATGTGCGGCGCGGACGGCTCGCTGCTGGTAAGGCGTCAGGATTCCGGCCCAACGGACATGAGGAGCCCGATCTTGATAACTGCATGCTTCATTTTGAACGCAGAAATCTTCATCCGGATAAAGGCCCGATGCTCCCGAGTCCCGATTTATTGTAGCAATCATGTCTTGGAGGTCCTTGGGGGTTACTGGGATTCGTTTATTTTGCAAGCATCTGGGCCCGAACATTACTTTCAAAACAAGTTTCATTGAATTCTCCTTTCCTTCACTGTTACAAATCacagctgttcaaccttctttccgcttgctcaacaaaatttgatacattccattctatagataatttcaaatacattcaagaaggagacaacccttactgtgtacaaataggtaaatatataaaagaatgtttagatcttagaactacatgtagtagtgtaagtgataggttgaACTccacatgttgaagtattcatatacttgtgcGTAGGTATTGTATAGTtgaagaagaccttacgaaagtcgttgtacttttgttgtgtcaatgaagatttCATGCTTttgtggaactgcaggggtcGATTCTGTTTGAGACTTTCAAAGAGAATAATTCAAGAAGAGGTCcatggattgtcatgatttttgatatgcATGTAGCTTTGGTCATAATTGATGACTCATTaccaatgagaaaatactttaaaatACTGGTAAATAACAGGAATTTTACACTTTCGGTCTTTTGGAAAGTAGACAAAGGTGAACATGATACATACAAATAAAGACCATTTCCACATAATTGAAGAGAAAACTCTATAATACGGCAGTGTTGGATTTCATACTTGTGCCATATGTGGCTTAGGTCAAGGTTGATATCTTCATGtatggattatgcaaattaggtaaaCATCGATCATCGCCATGGCATTTTTAAAATTACCACGCTTATTGTTCTTGAGAGGAAAGTACACACGTTGTTTTTGAAAGTTTACCTGAAATGAAGTTCAAAAGCTTTTTCATGTGCTTTTCTAACGATTCTATAGCTTATTTTCGTCGTGAAAACTGTCATATATTTGGTTTAATAATTATAATTCAGTCAGGAAGTTAtattaaatatatataaaacgTACTCAAAAGTATCATTCAGCCATTCCAGTGCGAATGCAGCTGAGATGCAATGATATGCGTGATGTAGTTTTGTCGTGATATCACAAAGCTGGTAATTACATTACTCCTTACTCTAACATCCCCAATACTCAGACACGACCGACGTGAATTGAAAATTGAACTTTTCCATGAGATAACTTGCAAATGTGCCAGATGGCGTTTTTGAAACATTACATTGTGATTGTTAGGCGTAAGGACTATGTTACAGTTAATTGACTTCAttattctcaaagcagaggtttcgatgggGGGAATAGATGTGGCCCGGATTTGTTACACTCTCCTCTCTagaggaacgttaaaaatcccTGACACTCTTACCCCACTCGACCAAAAACTCTGCTGGGAGAATAACAGTTAATAACGTCTAGATATATATTACGGCCTTAGCATTAGCTCACTTTTAATGTTCATCCACTATTTAGTTTGTTGTCCCTTGCTTAACGTTAAGCTTCTCACGTTGACTTTATATGCAAACATTTCCAACATACATGCCATCTGACCCTACTTGTTCACTGTTGCACAGATCGAGTGACAGTGTTTGGTGGAGGCAACATCATGATGGGGCGGTATAACGTCATTAGCCCGAGTACCAGCCTGcgaagtgaccgctggctcaattcttgtcCCTTGCTAGCGTGTTTGGCAAGCAacaagaattgagccagcggtcacttcggaggctggtactcaggctataagAACCAGAGAAAAAGTAAGGCTCGTCATGCAAGGCAACATCACTGTTGTGAGATAATGAGTTTGGTATCATgagaaaggaaatcaaataaggtttgtaataatatataatgcattgaaattgacgATAGCAGAAATATAATTTGGGTTTCAATTgccaacatgacaagaaaataatgaaaatgtgaaaatatgtcgTAAAATTCTATCGCGTTCTATTGTGAACCGTCACAGATGCCATGACACCAAGTGAGGTtaagtcctcccacaccataaggtgtatagggcggcgcccatctcagagccctgggccacactgtggtgcaatcactgtagcagggggctagtctactggcagtggagtgtgtttaacttccatactgtttcagaagtatgtaccatttttataatgtctttggtatgactcggtgCGCCTCTTATCCAAACATGCCCTACCTGGGCGCGAACTCGGTCCTTCTGgctcctcataatttgaaccagatgtggtaagtgacagaggcgcagaccactacaccaggGACATGCCTACCAAGTGAGGTAGCCTTGAGCCTTGTTGTACAGCCTGATACTTGGCTTCCACAAAATACTTGTTGGCtatgataccatgttttgtcggttcaattcttgttacatttATATAGTCTCTATATTGAAAATTTAAGCATCTTGTTATTTTtgctaatctttttttttcacttttgtattctgcagaggatgtcatccataaaatctacttgccGTGGCCTTATCACATTTTCTGTTTAGACAGGTTCCTGTGTGTGATTTCTAAATTATCACATGTAACTCTAGATTACCGACCACCACAGCAACGTGTTATATGTGTTGATATATGTCACTGGCAATAATGTCAGGTGCCTTTCATGTAAACCACAtactttgatttcatttgattcCAAACTTATTggcttttttgtgtgcattccTCTTAAAAGTACAGCGTTACTCTTTCACAGAAAAGACTATAGATAGTAATTGACATTCCTTTAACAAGGGTTTGGGCACACATCAGTTACATCTTTTTGTTGTCATCTTTACTACTGCATGTTTTACAACCATTGAACACAACTTGTGGCATAGACCTTTTCATAGATCCAACTGCATGCTGGGAGACACAGGGCACTATGGGTAACTtaacaacatcatcaccatgacaacacagACTGGATTGTACGTAGTACGCATGTGATGCATATATACAATGTCTGGATAATGACAGAGTTTGCCCCATATATGGTGCCCCACATCTCCCATCAAATACTGAAAGGTCTCTGGACAAACCTTAGTACAAAGTGTATGTCCTTTCCATCATGACTTGGTAAGGTTATAGTTTTGCTCATACTGTACATGCTGGAGTTGGACAATGggaaatttgggtaagtccaatttttgtgttgaaaattactgTTCAACGTTGCTTTAGGCCTTGGGAAAAAAGTTGTGTGTTCCGGTTACCTGACCGACCCTAGtaaaaacctgccaacccttTTCGGGAAGCGTCCGGTAGCAATGGGCATACAATTTTTGATTTATtatctgtcacacttgtgcggaTATTTAAGTGCGCAGGAGTTCCGCAGCAACATTCTTtcgtttaagtaaattttgcggggaggaagttgtttttttactttgacccatcgctgattcgttgtgcagcctggttatcaaaccaaagaaattacttcttcagatgcaaacttaacctaaaccaaaaacatgttaatacgaaACCCATGCGAGCTTGtatatgcgcacaagtgtgacaggggcttaacatctgagtgatgaaaacattgtacagTTGTCTTCCAACATGTTCCCcttatttttgtttctattGAAGTCATCTtaacagacccaccaaacctaGGTCCCCCTCTATGTTAACACCCTGCATAATAGCACGACTGTACAGACAATTAAAATAcattgttgaaaataccagtgtcttGATGCAATTCAGTTTTTCATCATTGAAAACaatgtatttgttggttctctTCACAGtggacatctaaaaaaacccagAGAATCTCTacctattgatttttttttcagaagcgtaattggaaacacaacatttcttcctaGGCCTCAGCATTGTATGTAACATATTCATCATGTGATCTGCAAAAACATAGGAAGCTCCGAAacggcagaaaaacaaaacactctTTAGTCTTTACATGTCGATGGATTTCACACATTTTTCACTCTGCTGTGTGAATGATATTTCTGCAATAACAAAATCTAAAACAATCCAGACACAGTTCCTAAGTAATCTTTGCTAGTGAGGTTTTACTGGATGAGGAAATCTTTGTAATAACTTGTTGATGTTTCTGCTGGTGAGCCGTCCTTCCTGTACCACCCCCTTCAGATCTGCCTCCTTCACTCCCCGTCGTTCTTTCTGCATGGAGGATACAAGGCAAGAGTCAGTTTTcagtagttacatgtaggtctggTTTATCACATTCTGAACTTGGTGCAAAACATTCAGAAACTTAAATTTGATCGAATCGGTTTTCTGTTGTTACtttatcaactacatgtaaaagtgTATAAAAGTATGTACCATTAGAATTTGAAAGCTGGTGTATTACCCTGAACAAGGATACCAAATTTGTCATGATCCTACATTCACAAGTGGAACACAAGAGCTGCTCATGACTGTGTAAGTGTGTCACAAAACATGCAGGCAGAACTCCCCTGCCAAGAGTGTCTGACCTTGGTAAGGGGATCTTTGCACTTTTTTTGGCGAAGCTCAGTTTTGGTGCTTGTTGTACAAAAAGTGTTATCATAACAAATAAGATATCATTTTAAAGGAAAACATATAAAATTAACAACGACGAAGCACATTATGCTAATCATTAATTGAAGAACAACAGACATATGGTCAAGGGAAATTTCATCACTTTTTTATGCGACCTGCTTACATAAGAAGCCCTTATGCTCAACCCATGAATTGTAAAGCGTATATATAATAAATAAAGTTTCCAGTGATGCATGATACAATGCATCTGATAACGTACTCACAGATATATATCAAATCAACCACATGCATGGGATACTGTGAACTTCTTGGTTAGGCAAAATCCAGTAACAAAAGTTGAAGCTAGACGACAAGGTTTGCCATTGAGTGCTCTAGATCCCTCACCCCTACGTCCCAGCAAGTCCTATCTAAAGTTCTCCTAACTTTCAATGAATAAATGTGATGAATGTCACCTTGGAACATGACTTTCCTATCTTTTATCTAATGAATTGTAGCCACcagtgttttagtttgttcaggTGTATCAACAGGTCCGAACCCATACATAAACAATATGTTACAGTACAATTTACAGGTACACAGCCAAAAATGTAACACAACACAAACTAGAATGGTAATAAGCAATACGTAATTCAAGCtctgatccttgagaaagctacacacaaggcgaaactagtcgaTGTGGGTTCGattaaagttctaaacaggaacatgcagctacagcgtcttttctgaagatgtggcgtgagtgtcactcagtgtgtacggttggcttgaggttatATATATGGTAACCACCCCCTCCACCTCTGTACTGCTACTTGCAACGTAATGTAATTGACTACcgcagggtgtctgctacttaacCAGTAACCAAGGTGACAccgacagccgtctggtccatTTCATTGACCTTATCTGTTTGGaatggaagaaaaagaagggaAGAAAAAGgaaacggagcaaaaacaaCATGATTCCCTTCAGTGAATGTAAAGGTAATTAAACACACTCTCCTACTCAATGCTTCCGCACATCTGTTTACTCACAGTTGCCTCCTCGGTGCACTTATGGAATGCAGTGATCTCCTTGGCACATGCTGAATCTTTAAAGTCATTTTCCTTCCAACAGGCCATCATAAGACTCATCTCTGTGAGACATGTGGCGGCTGTGGAGAAAGACAGAAGAAACCAACAGGTTACGTTATGTGATCATAAAGGGCGGATCTTGGATATATGTAATGATCAGGGACGGTCATGGTTAAGCCTTATTAGCTAAAAACAAATGTTGAGTTTCCAGTTACCCGACTGATTCTAGTAACAACCTGCCGGCCCCAGCCCCTTGTTTGCAGTCATTCCCTGGCGAGGGACACACATTTGTGATCTATCCGACTCCGAGTgataaattcaaaacagacttcttGCCTGAGGCTACTGACAATAACTTActgtcaacagtggaaaaacttgcactgttgacaggatcatcaagCCATTTTTCAACGCATTGTTGGCAAGAGGTATTAGGTGTTAGTTCAAGATGGCAGTCATCATCATAGCGTGCCATCACAGCATAATTTCGGATGTATATGCTAGAAACCGGTCAAATTCTAATTGTGTTCATCCAGCTTGGTGCTGCATGGGACGTATCAAGGACGATGATTATACTTATAGTGGTGGTGTGTCTCTAATGTCATGTTAGGCGTCAAATttctacatacatgttacaTCAAGTACATGTGATGTCTATACTCCAAGTCCAATCAGAACCCTCTATGCTGAACTTAGCCGTATCATGGGTTGACATGCAAGTATCAGCCGtaatcatcctgtcaacagtgcaattttttctactgttgacaggatgatcctgtcaatagccacttccTTGAACAGTTGAAGAAAGAATGTCCTTGGTAGTACCTTGTACTTCCTTGTTCTGTTTATCAATATACGTCCCTGTGCTTGAACTGTATAATTGTATGACGCTGAAAATActagtgtcctgatgcatttcattatttcattttttacaTGGTtgatttgtaatgtttttttaatttaatgTAAATGACGTTTACCATAAAAGGCCAACTTAACATGATGTTTGCTTGATATAAGAAATCGAATGGAATGTTTAAAACGCCACAACAGGTTATACTTCGTACATACAAAAAGTGGCTGCTTCAGTTCAAAGTCGACACATGGCATGTACACACTCACCTCCAAGTCTGTTTTTCTGAAACTTCACTTTGTCCTTCAAAATTAATTCCTTCGTGAGTTTCTTCACGGCTGGAACTTTGTACCGTACACCAGGGGCTGGGTTGATGATCAGTCCAGGTGGAATACGTGCCATTCTAATGATTATTCAGCCTAAAATGACAAGTTTTCACAGATTATGTTTCTGCAACACGACCTGGTGAGACggcgacctctgaccttcaaTGAAGGTTTTCGTTTTACGTCATGTTGCAAACTAGCGAAAATCTAACTATATCCGATTCTTGTCAAATCACATTGCAAATTATACAATATATTGGTAAAAATATAAATATCTAtctgatatcataatatctCTAACTTATTGAGAGAATAATTTGGAGATTTGTGTTTTTTACGATGTTTGGGATTTTACGACAATTCTGATTACCGCCAACCGTTCTAGTACCTGCGGCCTGCGGGAGTGGTGAATCCGTTGGTcggcaggtgagattacctggacAGTTGTTGTGGTCGGGTGATTATGTACTAATAACCGGACAATAGGAGACCGCCTCCGGCCAGGCGGGAGATGTCTGGCGTTTCAAATGCGACTTAAGGCGAGAATTAGGGGATTTCACCTACAGGACAAGAAGTGGGTTCGCCGGTAGAAAGCGCACATTTGGACAGAGCCGTTTCGTTCAAAGCGTCGGAGGGATAGAATTTCGTCCATGTATTAGGGAGGGCCAATAGACCATTTTCCTGGGATGTGCCACTTCTCACCAGGCAGGCTGTTCGATGTTTGAAATACTTCATTATTTCCGAAGCCACAACAACGTCCTCGCATATTTCGCAGCATCCCCCGTGCAAGTTGCAGGGCCCAGGCGGCGGCAGGGTGTGCGTGTTCGCCGAACCGTTACCACGGTCACATCGGGCCGGCATTGATCGATATATCAACTCCGTTTGACACCACAGAATTCATGGTCACGATTTCCTCGTTCTCAAGATTTAAGGTATGAATCCACATGCATACCAGTAGAGTTGGGAGGACTTTGACTACTGTGAAGACTACTGCAACAttggttttgattgacagaagtCACAATTGCTTACTTATTGATGATAAGCTGTGCCATTGTACTGACTCAGTTATGTTGTAACTATATAATTGGCAGCACACAAATGAG
The nucleotide sequence above comes from Branchiostoma lanceolatum isolate klBraLanc5 chromosome 14, klBraLanc5.hap2, whole genome shotgun sequence. Encoded proteins:
- the LOC136448092 gene encoding small ribosomal subunit protein mS37-like; this encodes MARIPPGLIINPAPGVRYKVPAVKKLTKELILKDKVKFQKNRLGAATCLTEMSLMMACWKENDFKDSACAKEITAFHKCTEEATKERRGVKEADLKGVVQEGRLTSRNINKLLQRFPHPVKPH